TCCAGCGGGCCGACGACGTGCCGTACCACCGTGAGACGCGCCGGGAACTCCGTGTCCGGCCCGAGGACCATCCCCGGTACGGGCAGCTCCTCCGGGCGACAGCTGAGGAGGCACACCAGGCGTGCGGGCGGGTCGGACAGCAGGGCGTGGAGAGCGGCGACGTGCTCGGCGGACGCCCGGTGCACGTCCTCGACGACGAGCAGAACCGGCCGGTCGACGGGTATGGGCTCGCCGAGCACCACGCGGCGGGCCGTGTCGGGCGCGGCCTCCCGGAGCCGTTCCACCAGGCGGCTCTTGCCGGTGCCGGCGGGGCCCTCGACCAGGATCAACAGGGGGCGGCCGGGCGCCTCGGGGGAGAGCGCCGCCATGAGCCTGCCACGGAGTGCGACCTCGGCCTCGTCGGCGGTTCCGGCGGTGTCGGACATGACGCGTCACCCTGTCTTCAGGACCTTCGCCCAATTGTTTGGGTATCCGTACTCAGTCTGCCCTGATTGCCGCGTGCCCCGGTCCGCGGGCAGCGTGGACGCGGTAAGGCCCCTCGGCCGTCGGGTGCGACGGGGCCCGCTTCCGATGAGATCGGCCGCGCAGGCAGGAGTCCGGCGTGAGAGGCATGACCCGTTCGAGCCCCGTCAGGGCGCCCCGGGGCACCGTCGAGGCGCCGCGGCGCGAACTCGCGCCGACGGCGCCTTCCGGTACCGGGCGGCTGCTGGCCGTGAGTGTGGTGGCGGCGACGCCCTGTTCGGTGCCGCTCCTGCGCCGGCTGGCGCGATCGGTGGCCCGCCATCGGCGGCTGTCCGAGGCGGCGGAGGAAGCGCTCACCGTGATCGTCACCGAGCTGGCCACCAACGTGGTCCTGCACAGCGGCAGTCCCGACCTCGCGGTGATGTTCGAGGCGGACGACGCCTTCGTGACCGTCGCGGTGCGTGACGGGGGCCGCTGGCAGCCGCGTACGGAACCGCGGTGCGAGGACGCGGACATGGACGCCTCGTTCGGCCGGGGCCTCGCTCTGGTCGAGGCGTATTCCTCGACCACGTCGGTGCTCGGCTCCGCCGAGGGAACGCTGGTGCGGGCCACTGTCGCCCTCTGA
The DNA window shown above is from Streptomyces vietnamensis and carries:
- a CDS encoding ATP-binding protein; translation: MTRSSPVRAPRGTVEAPRRELAPTAPSGTGRLLAVSVVAATPCSVPLLRRLARSVARHRRLSEAAEEALTVIVTELATNVVLHSGSPDLAVMFEADDAFVTVAVRDGGRWQPRTEPRCEDADMDASFGRGLALVEAYSSTTSVLGSAEGTLVRATVAL